TCAAACTTTCTCAGCATAAAAAATCACAAATTAAATACAGTGGAattttcattgttttcttctGTAAAGATAAAGATGACTTAAATTCGCTGGTGCTTATTCACCAAGCCAATTTCATCTTTATCATATCTTATTTTGGTCATGAGGTATTGCAAATCTTGTGCATGACCATTGAACTAGTAATATGTTGACAGAGGCATGAAAAGTGAGGTTTAAGGAGCCTAGAGCGGGGTTCATTTTGTGTTGATGTGTTATTTCAAATGTCGAAGTTTAAAACTTGCCATTCACAAGTCTGTGGGGTCCAATTTAACTCTCTCGCATGCAATGCATGTTTTCATTGGCATCAAACTGACAAGATTTTTGCTCCATAAAAAACTATGTAATTAATCTTGATCGTCCTTAATGATTTTTCACAGCCAAACTGGCGTAGGCCAAAGGGTATTGATTCCCGAGTTAGGAGAAAGTTCAAGGGATGCACATTGATGCCTAACATTGGTTATGGCTCGGACAAGAAGACCAGGCATTATCTTCCCAATGGCTTCAAGAAATTTGTGGTGCACAATGTCACAGAGCTTGAACTGCTTATGATGCACAACAGGTGATGCAGAAAACTACCCTTGTTGCACTAATGGTTTAAATTCCATTAGAGTACAAAGTCTCATGCTTTTTTTATGTCCTTTTGTTTTCTATACATCAGGACTTACTGTGCAGAGATTGCACACAATGTCTCCACAAGAAAGAGAAAGGAGATTGTGGAGCGAGCTGCTCAGCTCGATGTTGTGGTCACTAACAAGCTTGCGAGGTTGCGCAGCCAGGAGGACGAATGAGTTTGTTAGAATTACAATCTTATTACTTTACATCTAGTAGTATTGTTGTTcattttggcttttgggtttttCCCCTGTTCCCAAGCATGTAGCTTTGCTAGCTAGGGGATATTTTTGGTCCTtgaatttgaaatattttgttaCTTTATGGATTTTGGTATGTAGCTGAATTGTCCCTAGTTGTGTTGGGAGGAAAAAACATGAACTGTCTTTGATTACGAggtattgaaatttttaacatgctTGAAGATGCAAGTGCAGTT
This genomic stretch from Malania oleifera isolate guangnan ecotype guangnan chromosome 3, ASM2987363v1, whole genome shotgun sequence harbors:
- the LOC131150354 gene encoding large ribosomal subunit protein eL32z — its product is MAVPLLSKKIVKKRVKKFKRPQSDRKVSVKPNWRRPKGIDSRVRRKFKGCTLMPNIGYGSDKKTRHYLPNGFKKFVVHNVTELELLMMHNRTYCAEIAHNVSTRKRKEIVERAAQLDVVVTNKLARLRSQEDE